A single Anopheles arabiensis isolate DONGOLA chromosome X, AaraD3, whole genome shotgun sequence DNA region contains:
- the LOC120905997 gene encoding inositol polyphosphate-4-phosphatase type I A isoform X2, with the protein MRFNKQELITLATQPSNKFEKEGPLHVTEKQEGFFRKTEDESQTGANDRLGRGKRQKPFSCIGSASSQVSLERWCRLRGNLLFYFKNTDPFSEPQGCIVLEKYKCIMPPNHEQQEYDGYVFYLEFNDGLRQRFAANTQQERLEWMQAIGLAEYDIKRAQLKYLREQIDRNRGTIHDVDIDMLRLQTGKEIDLNEIPICESVISCDNLLCDGNGKPPNPSVVVQVTSNNRSSGWIKYGRTEVIERSSNPQFICTIAFRTCDGLHSESLIRFTAYDVREKVTQTAVPIGWAEISLGVIADTSRLRIPLRTQACGENAGFLTIATCTPDMERRNNPRSPLKSGLFASTEAQELLQQQLQQQQYHLQHEQYQQQQQLGHRRSQSLPPKLGIKLFIPPPSKIGLVFTNPSIHTYRLHSGLGGDISVLEVMLESYLCYIIPQQLLSVWIAREKELLQEISGMGELGGEWRQRQMELLDKHLKLLKDYSQAKQYLHQQQQRGRSFKPSCRKGDETLEFAPVNLHLQRMWAHNDTLKRAGILDVVTVGAFTRHSGKTKTGGLIKLLHQIKDSPSKSEGQHKVAAANDAVQAIKQLRKEIVEIMSQLLYLAKSKNPKGMLPLCNEMMTKTRALLNIWEPSLVEEAFAFIERHRIIDDATAGGGGEPGDTGCRDGSGGGGGGGGGGGLLSANSLTVAAMSPFKKITQQLGALDLKSPELEDFSTPMGPAPDLWPQVRTSKSGTLAVPRAKPPVVPSPPSLDLSDTIATIQSSFSQLQQDGAEGEQSGSQAAAPYTLPSPCYLPTEQPSTSKANQPSGGGGAVTFSETHFDINGEVTLSHVPPTVPAMKPAAGSEPPPQLASLPNMGSSTLTANQLLENKNELLSNVYDEQGYLIENTAIVLGHNGAFLDTKVMSSSPSANYYRPTEEPEPLDLTQLNIEASVMCLVSKVKFLCGRCGSPAVRLRAPKGSTLGTLQRPTSIETLQTYVVTSQPLSLPQAAGAAESVSKPAAGREADPAQEEQTPPTPATISDVALCGIEMKATAPPSLSTSKELNLALTQAVGEVARKVKKGNKFTDGLDLSATTDWALELRPSMKKLRQAMDGLLKTARLMHSVQRLQQDMRKTSATLAIMYRRDVCFSQALTSLVAGLMAKLWGQNVTENFISVLVHLGPLAYFEGLLSLYGNETDMWGDMSVAVEDLATVGFTLVRSNLHRDTKGAIPVPRVAGSRQALRVLLPVPESVFCHLPTKEAVSFRVTPVFFNIGINEKATVAETLGFTREQHRSNWDNYDRLKQYHSRYRKVPFNFVNPHCSASQDTPTKVGAYTTPQKELLVPEHTVMKFLADLEGELRANGSKNYAILQLAEEVTRAVQGLRFTSCKSAKDRTSMAVTLEQCRVLQQEFHLSAGNAQNVLNTMRSEGTRSDNTMKNVGTRKYAFNMPQVLSLPAVYRPPAGTYGKAQT; encoded by the exons ATGCGGTTCAACAAGCAGGAGCTGATCACACTGGCCACGCAGCCGAGCAACAAGTTTGAAAAGGAAGGGCCGCTGCACGTGACGGAAAAGCAGGAAGGTTTCTTCCGCAAAACAGAAG ATGAGTCGCAAACGGGCGCGAACGATCGGCTCGGGCGCGGCAAGCGCCAAAAGCCATTCAGTTGCATCGGTAGCGCATCGAGTCAag TAAGCCTCGAGCGATGGTGCAGGCTGCGGGGCAATCTGCTGTTTTACTTCAAAAACACCGACCCGTTCTCGGAGCCGCAGGGCTGCATCGTGCTGGAAAAGTACAAATGCATCATGCCGCCCAACCACGAGCAGCAGGAGTACGATGGTTACGTCTTCTATTTGG agttTAACGATGGCCTTCGGCAACGCTTTGCCGCCAACACGCAACAGGAGCGACTGGAATGGATGCAGGCGATCGGGCTGGCCGAGTACGACATCAAGCGGGCCCAGCTGAAGTATCTGCGCGAGCAGATCGACCGGAACCGGGGCACCATTCACGACGTCGACATCGATATGCTGCGGCTGCAGACGGGGAAAGAGATCG ATTTGAACGAAATCCCCATCTGCGAGTCGGTCATCTCGTGCGACAACCTGCTGTGCGACGGCAACGGCAAGCCGCCGAACCCGTCGGTCGTGGTGCAGGTCACGTCCAACAACCGGTCGTCCGGCTGGATCAAGTACGGTCGGACGGAGGTGATCGAGCGCAGCTCCAACCCCCAGTTCATCTGCACCATCGCGTTCCGCACGTGCGACGGGCTGCACAGCGAGTCGCTGATACGCTTCACGGCGTACGACGTGCGCGAGAAGGTGACGCAGACGGCCGTTCCGATCGGGTGGGCCGAGATATCGCTCGGCGTGATAGCGGACACGTCCCGGTTGCGGATACCGCTGCGCACCCAGGCTTGTGGCGAGAATGCGGGCTTTCTGACGATCGCGACCTGCACGCCGGACATGGAGCGGCGCAACAATCCCCGGTCGCCGCTAAAGTCGGGCCTGTTCGCTAGCACCGAGGCGCAGGAgcttcttcagcagcagctgcagcagcagcagtaccaccTCCAGCATGAACaataccagcagcagcaacagctgggCCATCGACGGTCCCAATCGCTACCGCCAAAGCTGGGCATCAAGCTGTTCATTCCGCCACCGTCAAAGATTGGGCTGGTCTTTACGAACCCGAGC ATCCACACCTACCGGCTGCATTCCGGGCTCGGCGGCGACATCAGCGTGCTGGAGGTAATGCTCGAAAGCTACCTGTGCTACATCATCCCTCAGCAGCTGCTGTCCGTGTGGATCGCGCGCGAGAAGGAGCTGCTGCAGGAGATCTCGGGCATGGGCGAGCTCGGGGGCGAATGGCGCCAGCGGCAGATGGAGCTGCTCGACAAGCACCTGAAGCTGCTGAAGGACTACTCGCAGGCGAAGCAGTacctgcaccagcagcagcagcgtggccGCTCGTTCAAGCCGAGCTGCCGCAAAGGGGACGAGACGCTCGAGTTTGCGCCGGTCAACCTGCACCTGCAGCGCATGTGGGCCCACAACGACACGCTCAAGCGGGCCGGCATCCTGGACGTCGTGACGGTCGGTGCGTTCACGCGCCACTCGGGCAAAACGAAGACGGGCGGGCTGATCAAGCTGCTGCACCAGATCAAGGACTCGCCGTCGAAGAGCGAGGGCCAGCACAAGGTGGCGGCCGCGAACGATGCGGTGCAGGCGATCAAGCAGCTGCGCAAGGAGATTGTGGAGATCATGTCGCAGCTGCTCTACCTGGCCAAGTCGAAAAACCCGAAGGGCATGCTGCCGCTGTGCAACGAGATGATGACGAAGACGCGCGCCCTGCTGAACATCTGGGAGCCGAGCCTGGTGGAGGAAGCGTTTGCGTTCATCGAGCGGCACCGCATCATCGACGATGCGACggcgggcggtggtggagAGCCAGGAGACACCGGTTGTCGGGATggtagcggtggtggtggtggtggtggtggtggcggtggtttgCTGTCGGCCAACAGCCTGACGGTGGCGGCCATGTCGCCGTTCAAGAAAATTACGCAACAGCTCGGTGCGCTCGATCTGAAATCGCCCGAGCTGGAAGACTTCTCCACCCCGATGGGGCCGGCGCCCGACCTGTGGCCGCAGGTACGCACCTCCAAATCGGGCACGCTCGCCGTGCCGAGGGCCAAGCCGCCGGTGGTGCCGTCCCCGCCGTCGCTCGACCTGAGCGACACCATCGCGACCATCCAGAGCAGCTTCAGTCAGCTGCAGCAGGACGGAGCGGAAGGGGAGCAGTCCGGCAGCCAGGCGGCGGCGCCCTACACGCTGCCGAGCCCGTGCTATCTGCCCACCGAGCAACCGTCCACCTCGAAGGCGAACCAACCgagcggcggtggcggtgcagTCACGTTCAGCGAAACGCATTTCGACATTAACGGCGAAGTGACGCTCAGCCACGTGCCACCGACCGTGCCAGCGATGAAGCCGGCCGCCGGCAGCGAGCCGCCCCCGCAGCTCGCCAGCCTGCCAAACATGGGCTCCTCTACGCTGACGGCGAACCAGCTGCTCGAGAACAAGAACGAGCTGCTCTCGAACGTGTACGACGAGCAGGGCTACCTGATCGAGAACACGGCCATCGTGCTCGGCCACAACGGGGCCTTTCTCGACACGAAGGTGATGAGCTCGAGCCCGTCGGCCAACTACTACCGGCCGACGGAGGAACCGGAACCGCTCGACCTGAcgcagctcaacatcgaggcGAGCGTGATGTGTCTCGTGTCGAAGGTGAAGTTCCTGTGCGGCCGGTGTGGCAGCCCGGCGGTGCGTTTGCGCGCCCCCAAGGGCTCCACGCTCGGCACGCTGCAGCGCCCGACCAGCATCGAGACGCTGCAGACGTACGTGGTCACCAGTCAGCCGCTATCGCTGCCGCAGGCCGCAGGAGCAGCGGAAAGTGTCAGTAAGCCGGCGGCGGGCAGGGAAGCGGATCCAGCACAGGAGGAGCAGACGCCACCGACGCCCGCAACCATTAGCGATGTGGCGCTGTGCGGCATCGAGATGAAAGCGACCGCACCGCCGTCGCTCAGCACGAGCAAGGAGCTAAATCTGGCGCTTACGCAAGCGGTCGGCGAGGTGGCGCGCAAGGTGAAGAAGGGCAACAAGTTCACGGACGGGCTGGACCTGTCGGCGACCACCGACTGGGCGCTGGAGCTGCGGCCCTCGATGAAGAAGCTGCGGCAGGCGATGGACGGGCTGCTGAAGACGGCCCGCCTCATGCACTCGGTCCAGCGGCTGCAGCAGGACATGCGCAAAACGAGCGCCACGCTCGCGATTATGTACCGGCGGGACGTGTGCTTCTCCCAGGCGCTCACCTCCCTGGTCGCCGGTCTGATGGCGAAGCTGTGGGGCCAGAACGTGACGGAGAACTTCATCAGCGTGCTGGTGCACCTCGGCCCGCTCGCCTACTTCGAGGGGCTGCTGTCGCTATACGGCAACGAGACGGACATGTGGGGCGACATGAGCGTGGCGGTGGAGGACCTCGCCACCGTCGGGTTTACGCTCGTGCGCAGCAACCTGCACCGGGACACGAAGGGCGCGATACCGGTGCCGCGGGTGGCCGGCTCCCGGCAGGCGCTGCGCGTCCTGCTGCCCGTCCCCGAGTCGGTCTTCTGCCACCTGCCGACGAAGGAGGCGGTCAGCTTCCGCGTCACGCCCGTCTTCTTCAACATAGGCATCAACGAGAAGGCGACGGTGGCGGAGACGCTCGGCTTTACGCGCGAGCAGCACCGCTCGAACTGGGACAACTACGACCGGCTGAAGCAGTACCACAGCCGCTACCGGAAGGTGCCGTTCAACTTCGTCAATCCGCACTGCTCGGCCAGCCAGGACACGCCGACGAAGGTGGGCGCGTACACCACGCCGCAGAAGGAGCTGCTCGTGCCGGAGCACACGGTTATGAAGTTTCTGGCCGACCTGGAGGGCGAGCTGCGCGCGAACGGCTCGAAAAACTACGCCATCCTGCAGCTGGCGGAGGAGGTGACGCGGGCGGTGCAGGGGCTACGCTTTACGTCGTGCAAGAGTGCGAAGGACCGCACGTCGATGGCGGTCACGCTCGAGCAGTGCCGAGTGCTGCAGCAGGAGTTCCATCTGTCCGCTGGGAATGCCCAAAACGTGCTCAACACGATGCGCAG TGAAGGCACCCGGTCCGACAATACGATGAAAAACGTGGGCACGCGCAAGTACGCGTTCAACATGCCGCAGGTGCTGTCGCTGCCGGCCGTCTATCGCCCGCCCGCAGGCACGTACGGCAAGGCGCAAACTTAG
- the LOC120905997 gene encoding inositol polyphosphate-4-phosphatase type I A isoform X3: MRFNKQELITLATQPSNKFEKEGPLHVTEKQEGFFRKTEVSLERWCRLRGNLLFYFKNTDPFSEPQGCIVLEKYKCIMPPNHEQQEYDGYVFYLEFNDGLRQRFAANTQQERLEWMQAIGLAEYDIKRAQLKYLREQIDRNRGTIHDVDIDMLRLQTGKEIGKQLVRHERQDLNEIPICESVISCDNLLCDGNGKPPNPSVVVQVTSNNRSSGWIKYGRTEVIERSSNPQFICTIAFRTCDGLHSESLIRFTAYDVREKVTQTAVPIGWAEISLGVIADTSRLRIPLRTQACGENAGFLTIATCTPDMERRNNPRSPLKSGLFASTEAQELLQQQLQQQQYHLQHEQYQQQQQLGHRRSQSLPPKLGIKLFIPPPSKIGLVFTNPSIHTYRLHSGLGGDISVLEVMLESYLCYIIPQQLLSVWIAREKELLQEISGMGELGGEWRQRQMELLDKHLKLLKDYSQAKQYLHQQQQRGRSFKPSCRKGDETLEFAPVNLHLQRMWAHNDTLKRAGILDVVTVGAFTRHSGKTKTGGLIKLLHQIKDSPSKSEGQHKVAAANDAVQAIKQLRKEIVEIMSQLLYLAKSKNPKGMLPLCNEMMTKTRALLNIWEPSLVEEAFAFIERHRIIDDATAGGGGEPGDTGCRDGSGGGGGGGGGGGLLSANSLTVAAMSPFKKITQQLGALDLKSPELEDFSTPMGPAPDLWPQVRTSKSGTLAVPRAKPPVVPSPPSLDLSDTIATIQSSFSQLQQDGAEGEQSGSQAAAPYTLPSPCYLPTEQPSTSKANQPSGGGGAVTFSETHFDINGEVTLSHVPPTVPAMKPAAGSEPPPQLASLPNMGSSTLTANQLLENKNELLSNVYDEQGYLIENTAIVLGHNGAFLDTKVMSSSPSANYYRPTEEPEPLDLTQLNIEASVMCLVSKVKFLCGRCGSPAVRLRAPKGSTLGTLQRPTSIETLQTYVVTSQPLSLPQAAGAAESVSKPAAGREADPAQEEQTPPTPATISDVALCGIEMKATAPPSLSTSKELNLALTQAVGEVARKVKKGNKFTDGLDLSATTDWALELRPSMKKLRQAMDGLLKTARLMHSVQRLQQDMRKTSATLAIMYRRDVCFSQALTSLVAGLMAKLWGQNVTENFISVLVHLGPLAYFEGLLSLYGNETDMWGDMSVAVEDLATVGFTLVRSNLHRDTKGAIPVPRVAGSRQALRVLLPVPESVFCHLPTKEAVSFRVTPVFFNIGINEKATVAETLGFTREQHRSNWDNYDRLKQYHSRYRKVPFNFVNPHCSASQDTPTKVGAYTTPQKELLVPEHTVMKFLADLEGELRANGSKNYAILQLAEEVTRAVQGLRFTSCKSAKDRTSMAVTLEQCRVLQQEFHLSAGNAQNVLNTMRSEGTRSDNTMKNVGTRKYAFNMPQVLSLPAVYRPPAGTYGKAQT; the protein is encoded by the exons ATGCGGTTCAACAAGCAGGAGCTGATCACACTGGCCACGCAGCCGAGCAACAAGTTTGAAAAGGAAGGGCCGCTGCACGTGACGGAAAAGCAGGAAGGTTTCTTCCGCAAAACAGAAG TAAGCCTCGAGCGATGGTGCAGGCTGCGGGGCAATCTGCTGTTTTACTTCAAAAACACCGACCCGTTCTCGGAGCCGCAGGGCTGCATCGTGCTGGAAAAGTACAAATGCATCATGCCGCCCAACCACGAGCAGCAGGAGTACGATGGTTACGTCTTCTATTTGG agttTAACGATGGCCTTCGGCAACGCTTTGCCGCCAACACGCAACAGGAGCGACTGGAATGGATGCAGGCGATCGGGCTGGCCGAGTACGACATCAAGCGGGCCCAGCTGAAGTATCTGCGCGAGCAGATCGACCGGAACCGGGGCACCATTCACGACGTCGACATCGATATGCTGCGGCTGCAGACGGGGAAAGAGATCGGTAAGCAATTGGTCCGTCACGAAAGACAAG ATTTGAACGAAATCCCCATCTGCGAGTCGGTCATCTCGTGCGACAACCTGCTGTGCGACGGCAACGGCAAGCCGCCGAACCCGTCGGTCGTGGTGCAGGTCACGTCCAACAACCGGTCGTCCGGCTGGATCAAGTACGGTCGGACGGAGGTGATCGAGCGCAGCTCCAACCCCCAGTTCATCTGCACCATCGCGTTCCGCACGTGCGACGGGCTGCACAGCGAGTCGCTGATACGCTTCACGGCGTACGACGTGCGCGAGAAGGTGACGCAGACGGCCGTTCCGATCGGGTGGGCCGAGATATCGCTCGGCGTGATAGCGGACACGTCCCGGTTGCGGATACCGCTGCGCACCCAGGCTTGTGGCGAGAATGCGGGCTTTCTGACGATCGCGACCTGCACGCCGGACATGGAGCGGCGCAACAATCCCCGGTCGCCGCTAAAGTCGGGCCTGTTCGCTAGCACCGAGGCGCAGGAgcttcttcagcagcagctgcagcagcagcagtaccaccTCCAGCATGAACaataccagcagcagcaacagctgggCCATCGACGGTCCCAATCGCTACCGCCAAAGCTGGGCATCAAGCTGTTCATTCCGCCACCGTCAAAGATTGGGCTGGTCTTTACGAACCCGAGC ATCCACACCTACCGGCTGCATTCCGGGCTCGGCGGCGACATCAGCGTGCTGGAGGTAATGCTCGAAAGCTACCTGTGCTACATCATCCCTCAGCAGCTGCTGTCCGTGTGGATCGCGCGCGAGAAGGAGCTGCTGCAGGAGATCTCGGGCATGGGCGAGCTCGGGGGCGAATGGCGCCAGCGGCAGATGGAGCTGCTCGACAAGCACCTGAAGCTGCTGAAGGACTACTCGCAGGCGAAGCAGTacctgcaccagcagcagcagcgtggccGCTCGTTCAAGCCGAGCTGCCGCAAAGGGGACGAGACGCTCGAGTTTGCGCCGGTCAACCTGCACCTGCAGCGCATGTGGGCCCACAACGACACGCTCAAGCGGGCCGGCATCCTGGACGTCGTGACGGTCGGTGCGTTCACGCGCCACTCGGGCAAAACGAAGACGGGCGGGCTGATCAAGCTGCTGCACCAGATCAAGGACTCGCCGTCGAAGAGCGAGGGCCAGCACAAGGTGGCGGCCGCGAACGATGCGGTGCAGGCGATCAAGCAGCTGCGCAAGGAGATTGTGGAGATCATGTCGCAGCTGCTCTACCTGGCCAAGTCGAAAAACCCGAAGGGCATGCTGCCGCTGTGCAACGAGATGATGACGAAGACGCGCGCCCTGCTGAACATCTGGGAGCCGAGCCTGGTGGAGGAAGCGTTTGCGTTCATCGAGCGGCACCGCATCATCGACGATGCGACggcgggcggtggtggagAGCCAGGAGACACCGGTTGTCGGGATggtagcggtggtggtggtggtggtggtggtggcggtggtttgCTGTCGGCCAACAGCCTGACGGTGGCGGCCATGTCGCCGTTCAAGAAAATTACGCAACAGCTCGGTGCGCTCGATCTGAAATCGCCCGAGCTGGAAGACTTCTCCACCCCGATGGGGCCGGCGCCCGACCTGTGGCCGCAGGTACGCACCTCCAAATCGGGCACGCTCGCCGTGCCGAGGGCCAAGCCGCCGGTGGTGCCGTCCCCGCCGTCGCTCGACCTGAGCGACACCATCGCGACCATCCAGAGCAGCTTCAGTCAGCTGCAGCAGGACGGAGCGGAAGGGGAGCAGTCCGGCAGCCAGGCGGCGGCGCCCTACACGCTGCCGAGCCCGTGCTATCTGCCCACCGAGCAACCGTCCACCTCGAAGGCGAACCAACCgagcggcggtggcggtgcagTCACGTTCAGCGAAACGCATTTCGACATTAACGGCGAAGTGACGCTCAGCCACGTGCCACCGACCGTGCCAGCGATGAAGCCGGCCGCCGGCAGCGAGCCGCCCCCGCAGCTCGCCAGCCTGCCAAACATGGGCTCCTCTACGCTGACGGCGAACCAGCTGCTCGAGAACAAGAACGAGCTGCTCTCGAACGTGTACGACGAGCAGGGCTACCTGATCGAGAACACGGCCATCGTGCTCGGCCACAACGGGGCCTTTCTCGACACGAAGGTGATGAGCTCGAGCCCGTCGGCCAACTACTACCGGCCGACGGAGGAACCGGAACCGCTCGACCTGAcgcagctcaacatcgaggcGAGCGTGATGTGTCTCGTGTCGAAGGTGAAGTTCCTGTGCGGCCGGTGTGGCAGCCCGGCGGTGCGTTTGCGCGCCCCCAAGGGCTCCACGCTCGGCACGCTGCAGCGCCCGACCAGCATCGAGACGCTGCAGACGTACGTGGTCACCAGTCAGCCGCTATCGCTGCCGCAGGCCGCAGGAGCAGCGGAAAGTGTCAGTAAGCCGGCGGCGGGCAGGGAAGCGGATCCAGCACAGGAGGAGCAGACGCCACCGACGCCCGCAACCATTAGCGATGTGGCGCTGTGCGGCATCGAGATGAAAGCGACCGCACCGCCGTCGCTCAGCACGAGCAAGGAGCTAAATCTGGCGCTTACGCAAGCGGTCGGCGAGGTGGCGCGCAAGGTGAAGAAGGGCAACAAGTTCACGGACGGGCTGGACCTGTCGGCGACCACCGACTGGGCGCTGGAGCTGCGGCCCTCGATGAAGAAGCTGCGGCAGGCGATGGACGGGCTGCTGAAGACGGCCCGCCTCATGCACTCGGTCCAGCGGCTGCAGCAGGACATGCGCAAAACGAGCGCCACGCTCGCGATTATGTACCGGCGGGACGTGTGCTTCTCCCAGGCGCTCACCTCCCTGGTCGCCGGTCTGATGGCGAAGCTGTGGGGCCAGAACGTGACGGAGAACTTCATCAGCGTGCTGGTGCACCTCGGCCCGCTCGCCTACTTCGAGGGGCTGCTGTCGCTATACGGCAACGAGACGGACATGTGGGGCGACATGAGCGTGGCGGTGGAGGACCTCGCCACCGTCGGGTTTACGCTCGTGCGCAGCAACCTGCACCGGGACACGAAGGGCGCGATACCGGTGCCGCGGGTGGCCGGCTCCCGGCAGGCGCTGCGCGTCCTGCTGCCCGTCCCCGAGTCGGTCTTCTGCCACCTGCCGACGAAGGAGGCGGTCAGCTTCCGCGTCACGCCCGTCTTCTTCAACATAGGCATCAACGAGAAGGCGACGGTGGCGGAGACGCTCGGCTTTACGCGCGAGCAGCACCGCTCGAACTGGGACAACTACGACCGGCTGAAGCAGTACCACAGCCGCTACCGGAAGGTGCCGTTCAACTTCGTCAATCCGCACTGCTCGGCCAGCCAGGACACGCCGACGAAGGTGGGCGCGTACACCACGCCGCAGAAGGAGCTGCTCGTGCCGGAGCACACGGTTATGAAGTTTCTGGCCGACCTGGAGGGCGAGCTGCGCGCGAACGGCTCGAAAAACTACGCCATCCTGCAGCTGGCGGAGGAGGTGACGCGGGCGGTGCAGGGGCTACGCTTTACGTCGTGCAAGAGTGCGAAGGACCGCACGTCGATGGCGGTCACGCTCGAGCAGTGCCGAGTGCTGCAGCAGGAGTTCCATCTGTCCGCTGGGAATGCCCAAAACGTGCTCAACACGATGCGCAG TGAAGGCACCCGGTCCGACAATACGATGAAAAACGTGGGCACGCGCAAGTACGCGTTCAACATGCCGCAGGTGCTGTCGCTGCCGGCCGTCTATCGCCCGCCCGCAGGCACGTACGGCAAGGCGCAAACTTAG